The following proteins are co-located in the Trichomycterus rosablanca isolate fTriRos1 chromosome 14, fTriRos1.hap1, whole genome shotgun sequence genome:
- the LOC134326157 gene encoding zinc finger protein 665-like, translating to MANQELSTGGKHRRQAQEASTGGKHRRQAQEASTGGKHRRQTQERIHTGEKPYQCSQCGKHFNRQSHLKIHQRIHTGEKPYQCSQCGKSFNIQSNLKKHQRIHTGEKPYQCSQCGKSFNGQSDLKTHQRIHTGEKPYQCSQCGKGFIGQSDLKTQQRIHTGEKPYQCSQCGKSFNGQSHLKIHQRIHTGEKPYQCSQCGKHFNRQSHLKIHQRIHTGEKPYQCSQCGKSFNIQSNLKKHQRIHTGEKPYQCSQCGKSFNGQSDLKTHQRIHTGEKPYQCSQCGKSFNGQSHLKIHQRIHTGEKPYQCSQCGKSFNGQSHLKIHQRIHTGEKPYQCLQCRKNFNRQSHLKIHQRIHTGEKPYQCSQCGKSFNIQSNLKKHRRIHTGEKPYHCSQCGKSFNGQSHLKTHQRIHTGEKPYHCSQCGKSFNIQSALKIHQRIHTGEKPYQCSQCGKSFNGQSNLKTHQRIHTGEKPYQCS from the exons atggctaatcaaGAGCTAAGCACAGGAGGCAAGCACAGGAGGCAAGCACAGGAGGCAAGCACAGGAGGCAAGCACAGGAGGCAAGCACAGGAGGCAAGCACAGGAGGCAAGCACAGGAGGCAAACACAGGAG cgcattcacactggagagaaaccatatcagtgctcacagtgtggaaagcattttaatagacagagtcatctcaaaatacaccagcgcattcacactggagagaaaccatatcagtgctcacagtgtggaaagagttttaatatacagagtaatctcaaaaaacaccaacgcattcacactggagagaaaccatatcagtgctcacagtgtggaaaaagttttaatggacagagtgatctcaaaacacaccagcgaattcacactggagagaaaccatatcagtgctcacagtgtggaaagggtTTTATTGgtcagagtgatctcaaaacacaacagcgcattcacactggagagaaaccatatcagtgctcacagtgtggaaagagttttaatggacagagtcatctcaaaatacaccagcgtattcacactggagagaaaccatatcagtgctcacagtgtggaaagcattttaatagacagagtcatctcaaaatacaccagcgcattcacactggagagaaaccatatcagtgttcacagtgtggaaagagttttaatatacaaagtaatctcaaaaaacaccagcgcattcacactggagagaaaccatatcagtgctcacagtgtggaaaaagttttaatggacagagtgatctcaaaacacaccagcgcattcacactggagagaaaccatatcagtgctcacagtgtggaaagagttttaatggacagagtcatctcaaaatacaccagcgtattcacactggagagaaaccatatcagtgctcacagtgtggaaagagttttaatggacagagtcatctcaaaatacaccagcgcattcacactggagagaaaccatatcagtgcttacagtgtagaaagaattttaatagacagagtcatctcaaaatacaccagcgcattcacactggagagaaaccgtatcagtgctcacaatgtggaaagagttttaatatacagagtaatcttaaaaaacaccggcgcattcacactggagagaaaccgtatcattgctcacagtgtggaaagagttttaatggacagagtcatctcaaaacacaccagcgcattcacactggagagaaaccatatcattgctcacagtgtggaaagagttttaatatacagagtgctcttaaaatacatcagcgcattcacactggagagaaaccatatcagtgctcacagtgtggaaagagttttaatggacagagtaatctcaaaacacaccagcgcattcacactggagagaaaccatatcagtgctcatag